The following proteins are co-located in the Candidatus Methylomirabilis sp. genome:
- a CDS encoding non-heme iron oxygenase ferredoxin subunit, with the protein MASFVKVATTGELGPGQTKKVEVDGKTIALFEIGGSYHAIDDTCTHEGGPLSEGEVEGNIVTCPWHGAQFNVTNGEVVRPPAEVSVSYYRSRVNGSDIEVEL; encoded by the coding sequence ATGGCAAGTTTTGTGAAGGTAGCAACAACCGGCGAGTTGGGCCCCGGACAGACTAAGAAAGTGGAGGTCGACGGTAAGACCATTGCCCTCTTTGAGATTGGTGGGAGCTACCATGCTATCGATGATACCTGTACCCATGAAGGCGGCCCTCTTTCTGAAGGCGAGGTTGAAGGGAACATTGTGACGTGCCCGTGGCACGGGGCTCAATTCAACGTGACGAACGGAGAGGTGGTGAGGCCTCCCGCGGAGGTATCAGTATCTTACTACCGGAGTCGTGTAAACGGCTCGGATATCGAAGTGGAGCTCTGA
- a CDS encoding ferredoxin family protein codes for MAYVVADPCIGTKDHACVDVCPVECFYEGEELLFIHPEECIDCAACEPECPVAAIFEASQVPEKWQHFTQMNADACKDGHTLPVAVQRAAWEAQKEEEGSVANLYYKKYPPKH; via the coding sequence ATGGCGTACGTTGTCGCCGATCCATGTATCGGCACCAAAGACCATGCGTGTGTAGATGTCTGTCCGGTGGAGTGCTTCTACGAGGGTGAGGAACTGCTGTTTATTCACCCGGAGGAGTGCATCGATTGCGCCGCCTGCGAGCCGGAGTGCCCGGTTGCCGCGATCTTTGAAGCGAGCCAAGTACCGGAGAAGTGGCAACATTTCACCCAGATGAACGCCGATGCATGTAAGGATGGACATACCCTGCCGGTGGCGGTGCAGCGAGCGGCGTGGGAAGCTCAGAAGGAAGAGGAAGGGAGCGTCGCCAACCTCTATTACAAGAAGTATCCCCCAAAGCACTAG
- a CDS encoding iron-sulfur cluster assembly protein, translating to MESPSVDTSEIEAEVIEALRTCYDPEIPVNIYDLGLIYEVKVEPSGLARVVMTLTSPHCPAAAELPAGVEVKVRCVPGVTDAQVEVVWDPPWDSSRLSEAAKLQLGFL from the coding sequence ATGGAAAGCCCGTCTGTAGATACGAGTGAGATTGAGGCAGAGGTCATCGAGGCCCTGCGCACCTGTTATGATCCCGAGATTCCTGTCAACATCTACGATCTGGGGCTGATCTATGAGGTGAAGGTGGAGCCCTCAGGCCTGGCCAGAGTGGTGATGACCCTTACGTCGCCTCATTGTCCGGCCGCAGCGGAACTGCCGGCGGGGGTCGAGGTGAAGGTACGGTGCGTTCCTGGCGTAACGGATGCCCAGGTCGAGGTGGTCTGGGATCCACCATGGGATTCATCGAGGCTGTCCGAAGCCGCCAAGCTTCAGCTTGGCTTCTTGTAG
- the sufU gene encoding Fe-S cluster assembly sulfur transfer protein SufU, with the protein MSDLRELYQEVILDHNKRPRNFQKLEGANRAADGYNPLCGDQIRVYVLVEDDVIKDIAFQGSGCAISKASASVMTATVKGKTTAEAEGLFETFHKMVTADLSVVADPLVVGKLAAFAGVREFPVRVKCATLPWHTLHAALEGKEQIASTE; encoded by the coding sequence ATGTCGGACCTGCGCGAGCTCTACCAGGAGGTCATCCTTGACCATAATAAGCGGCCAAGGAATTTTCAGAAGCTGGAAGGCGCGAATCGCGCCGCGGACGGTTATAATCCGCTGTGCGGCGATCAGATCAGGGTGTACGTGCTTGTCGAGGATGATGTGATCAAGGATATCGCCTTTCAGGGCTCGGGCTGCGCGATTTCGAAAGCGTCTGCGTCAGTGATGACTGCAACGGTGAAGGGAAAGACGACAGCAGAAGCCGAGGGCCTTTTTGAGACCTTTCATAAAATGGTCACGGCCGATCTGAGCGTCGTGGCTGATCCACTCGTCGTGGGGAAGCTGGCCGCTTTTGCGGGCGTGCGAGAGTTCCCGGTTCGGGTCAAGTGCGCGACCTTGCCTTGGCATACCCTGCATGCCGCGCTGGAGGGGAAAGAACAGATCGCCTCGACGGAATAG